From a single Paramormyrops kingsleyae isolate MSU_618 chromosome 14, PKINGS_0.4, whole genome shotgun sequence genomic region:
- the cimip5 gene encoding uncharacterized protein C2orf50 homolog, whose translation MDSRKASARRAASAGYRFPDPAAAAAAALTSHSSGPPFRQPAAKVRLGRTGEAPTRDPDFRDPVKQDQVWREFVRAERDGAKEWQKNWSFLRNYDQLGRPRKETPLPSYVPVFSDLVPNTANQMFGSRVGTDLGQALVRLDNLAVLRRSHRKAKLDPDMQPC comes from the exons ATGGATAGCAGGAAAGCATCCGCACGGCGTGCCGCCTCTGCGGGGTACCGCTTCCCGGACCCGGCGGCCGCGGCGGCCGCAGCTCTCACCTCGCATTCCTCCGGGCCGCCGTTCAGGCAGCCGGCGGCCAAAGTCCGCCTCGGGAGAACCGGGGAGGCTCCGACGCGGGACCCGGACTTCCGTGACCCAGTTAAGCAGGACCAGGTGTGGCGGGAGTTCGTGCGGGCGGAGCGGGACGGAGCCAAGGAGTG GCAGAAGAATTGGAGTTTTCTCCGAAATTACGACCAGCTG GGTCGCCCCCGGAAGGAGACACCCCTCCCCAGCTATGTCCCAGTGTTCTCAGACCTCGTCCCCAACACGGCCAACCAGATGTTCGGAAGCCGCGTGGGGACTGACCTGGGACAGGCCCTGGTCCGCCTGGACAACCTGGCAGTGTTGCGCAGGAGTCACCGAAAGGCCAAGCTGGACCCGGACATGCAGCCCTGCTAG
- the slc66a3 gene encoding solute carrier family 66 member 3 yields the protein MSVSGMLHFANLSTLLVCMVLKFPQMFALMQSKSSEGVSLQSLILELIGFIVFNTYQVYYEYPLPTYLEYPILIAQDAILLLLILHYNGTLKQSLFYASLFTGGWQLLTLEKWIIDWAMSLCTFISAASKMTQLRCLWSSKDSGQVSALTWGLATYTCLARIYTTAVTSADTQVLVRFVVMTILNGWVTAAVLYYRRRRTKQD from the exons ATGAGTGTTAGCGGCATGCTGCATTTTGCAAACCTGAGCACGCTCCTCGTCTGCATGGTGCTGAAATTCCCGCAGATGTTCGCGCTGATGCAGAGCAAATCCTCCGAAGGTGTCAGCCTGCAGAGCCTGATCCTGGAGCTCATCGG GTTCATTGTGTTCAACACTTACCAGGTTTACTATGAGTACCCGCTGCCCACCTACCTGGAGTACCCCATTCTGATCGCTCaag ATGCCATCCTGCTCCTGCTGATCCTGCACTACAATGGCACCCTGAAGCAGAGTTTATTCTATGCATCCCT GTTCACAGGGGGCTGGCAGCTGCTGACCTTAGAGAAGTGGATCATCGACTGGGCCATG AGTTTGTGCACCTTCATCAGTGCGGCGAGTAAGATGACCCAGCTGCGCTGTCTGTGGAGCTCCAAGGACTCTGGGCAGGTCAGCGCGCTGACATGGGGACTGGCGACCTACACCTGCCTGG CGAGAATTTACACCACGGCCGTGACGTCTGCTGACACACAGG TTCTGGTCCGATTTGTCGTCATGACGATTCTGAATGGGTGGGTTACAGCGGCTGTGCTGTACTACCGACGGCGCAGGACAAAGCAGGACTAA